A genome region from Segatella copri includes the following:
- a CDS encoding glycoside hydrolase family 28 protein — MKKILIALLICFSFVTANAKDYSKYYQNLPVQMQQPTLPSIPANHVSILEYGGNGDGLTMNTQAFAKAISKLNKMGGGHLNVPAGIYLTGLISLKDNIDLHLEKNAIIVLSEDKNDHFKIDKTTGKKESRATPAINASKRKNISITGEGTIDGNGEWWRPVKRSKVSDVEWKEFQAMGGTLNEKGDIWYPFNLKHEPNVAENMDEQEKTRTHMIRFTSCENVLVQGVTLLNSPKFHIIPTRCKNVTIDGITVKCPWNAQNGDAIDISSCKDVLIVNNVIDAGDDGICMKGGAGAAGVAAGPCENINIQDNTVYHAHGGFVIGSEFSGGMKNIVVRNNTFQGTDTGLRFKSAVKRGGTSENIYIDHIYMTDIKDAAITFETTYFDNHVGAKKQTAPVKQEFLPNFQDIHMSDIYVRGCETGVEAHGAEGMVHDITIKNSNIFYTKEAKNIDAACKIQMENVRFESFAK; from the coding sequence ATGAAGAAGATTTTAATAGCTTTATTGATCTGTTTCTCATTTGTGACAGCCAATGCCAAAGATTACAGTAAGTATTATCAGAACTTACCAGTTCAGATGCAGCAACCTACATTGCCTAGCATCCCAGCCAATCATGTCAGTATCTTGGAATATGGCGGTAATGGTGACGGACTCACCATGAATACCCAGGCATTTGCCAAAGCTATCAGCAAACTGAACAAGATGGGCGGCGGTCATCTTAATGTGCCTGCAGGTATCTACCTTACCGGTCTCATCTCACTGAAGGACAATATTGACCTGCATCTGGAAAAGAATGCCATCATCGTTCTTTCTGAAGACAAGAACGACCATTTCAAGATAGACAAGACCACAGGTAAAAAAGAAAGCCGTGCAACTCCAGCCATCAATGCCAGCAAGAGAAAAAATATTTCTATCACAGGCGAGGGCACCATTGACGGAAACGGAGAATGGTGGAGACCGGTAAAGCGCAGTAAGGTTAGTGACGTAGAATGGAAAGAATTCCAGGCTATGGGCGGAACACTGAATGAGAAGGGTGACATCTGGTATCCTTTCAACCTGAAGCACGAACCTAATGTGGCTGAGAATATGGACGAACAGGAGAAAACCCGAACACACATGATCAGATTCACCAGTTGCGAGAATGTGCTCGTACAGGGAGTTACACTTCTGAATAGTCCTAAATTCCATATCATCCCTACCCGATGCAAGAATGTGACTATCGACGGAATCACCGTAAAATGTCCATGGAATGCCCAGAACGGTGATGCGATTGATATCTCCAGCTGTAAGGATGTACTCATCGTAAACAATGTGATTGATGCTGGTGATGATGGTATCTGCATGAAGGGTGGCGCCGGCGCAGCAGGTGTGGCAGCAGGTCCTTGTGAAAACATCAATATCCAGGACAACACCGTATACCATGCCCATGGAGGTTTTGTTATCGGCAGCGAGTTCTCTGGCGGCATGAAGAATATTGTTGTTCGCAACAATACTTTCCAGGGAACAGATACCGGTTTACGCTTTAAAAGTGCAGTGAAGAGAGGTGGAACATCAGAGAACATCTATATCGACCATATCTACATGACCGATATCAAGGATGCAGCCATCACCTTTGAGACCACCTATTTTGACAACCACGTAGGTGCCAAGAAACAGACCGCTCCTGTAAAACAGGAATTCCTGCCAAACTTTCAGGACATCCACATGAGCGATATCTACGTACGAGGTTGCGAAACTGGTGTTGAAGCACATGGTGCAGAAGGTATGGTACACGATATCACCATCAAGAACTCCAATATCTTCTACACCAAGGAAGCCAAGAATATCGATGCTGCCTGCAAAATTCAGATGGAAAACGTACGTTTCGAAAGTTTCGCAAAGTAA
- the tsaA gene encoding tRNA (N6-threonylcarbamoyladenosine(37)-N6)-methyltransferase TrmO: protein MEIKPIAYFRSPFSSKFGIPKQAGLVAELEGQIVFEPEFRNPDALRGMEGFDYLWLIWEFSANRHKAHSPVVRPPVLGGNEKVGVFATRSPFRPNNIGLSSVKISHIEWETPHGPVIHVKGADLMDKTPIFDIKPYVVYADSHPGARSGFVDDRKWQKLDVEISEDVDRHLRLQGLNAEKIEILKEVLAQDPRPHYQKDPHKVYGMPYEGLDIHFTVCDHTLTVVK, encoded by the coding sequence ATGGAGATAAAACCAATAGCATATTTTCGTTCTCCCTTCAGTAGCAAGTTTGGCATACCCAAACAGGCTGGATTGGTAGCAGAACTGGAAGGACAGATTGTTTTTGAACCCGAATTTCGTAACCCTGATGCGCTGCGTGGCATGGAGGGCTTTGACTATCTTTGGCTGATTTGGGAATTTTCTGCCAATAGGCACAAAGCGCACAGTCCGGTTGTTCGTCCTCCTGTGTTGGGAGGCAATGAGAAAGTGGGTGTCTTTGCCACTCGAAGTCCTTTCCGTCCCAATAATATAGGTCTTTCATCGGTAAAAATTTCTCATATCGAATGGGAGACTCCTCATGGTCCTGTCATTCATGTTAAGGGAGCTGATCTTATGGACAAGACACCGATATTTGACATCAAGCCGTATGTGGTGTATGCCGATTCTCATCCTGGGGCAAGGAGCGGTTTTGTTGATGACCGCAAATGGCAGAAACTTGATGTAGAGATTTCTGAAGATGTAGACAGGCATCTGCGTCTGCAGGGATTGAATGCAGAAAAGATTGAAATATTGAAAGAGGTACTTGCCCAAGATCCCCGTCCGCATTACCAGAAAGACCCTCATAAGGTCTATGGAATGCCTTATGAGGGTCTTGATATTCATTTCACAGTTTGCGATCATACGCTTACTGTTGTCAAGTAG
- a CDS encoding FAD-dependent thymidylate synthase: MKIQRPSYEIWLQKPGELGIYQQIERAGRVCYKSENNTTVNSAKPFVDRMVQSEHFAMLEHGTVYLVCKHGELPLYTHNKFSRLKTLDGKDYITTNLRVLAENKAMDDLKYLSNYEEGKHELRITVHFTTQISITREYNRHRANSMAEQSTRYCNYSKNKFDNEITINLPTWVEAEGFDGSQDPSDYRIEDMCADIAEGRTAEWSKLTTWIFANQAAEYAYMKLIEAGCKPQEARAILPLDCNTELVHTAFVSDWKHFFDLRALGTTGAPHPDAKILALPLMEEFKQKGYL; the protein is encoded by the coding sequence ATGAAAATACAAAGACCATCGTATGAAATCTGGTTACAGAAACCAGGTGAACTCGGTATCTACCAGCAGATAGAACGAGCAGGAAGAGTATGCTATAAAAGTGAGAACAATACCACTGTGAATTCTGCCAAACCTTTCGTGGATCGGATGGTGCAGAGTGAACACTTTGCCATGCTGGAACATGGAACCGTGTATCTGGTATGCAAACATGGAGAGTTGCCGCTTTATACCCACAACAAGTTCTCACGTCTGAAAACTTTAGACGGCAAAGACTATATTACAACCAATCTCCGAGTATTGGCAGAAAACAAAGCGATGGATGATTTGAAGTACCTCAGCAACTATGAAGAAGGTAAGCACGAACTCCGTATTACCGTTCATTTTACTACTCAGATTTCCATAACCCGAGAATATAACCGTCATCGTGCCAACTCTATGGCAGAGCAGAGTACCCGATACTGCAACTATTCGAAGAATAAGTTTGATAACGAGATTACCATCAACCTGCCTACATGGGTAGAAGCAGAAGGGTTCGATGGTTCACAAGATCCCAGCGACTACCGAATAGAAGATATGTGTGCTGACATTGCAGAAGGAAGAACTGCAGAATGGAGTAAACTCACAACTTGGATATTCGCCAATCAGGCTGCCGAATATGCCTACATGAAACTGATAGAGGCAGGTTGCAAGCCACAGGAAGCACGAGCCATCCTACCATTGGACTGCAACACAGAACTGGTTCATACCGCTTTCGTGAGTGACTGGAAACATTTCTTCGACCTTCGCGCATTAGGTACTACCGGTGCACCACATCCTGATGCCAAGATTTTAGCCTTGCCACTGATGGAAGAGTTTAAGCAGAAAGGTTACCTCTAA
- a CDS encoding radical SAM/SPASM domain-containing protein: protein MTMIDRCYIEITNTCNLNCHFCPKHTRKKRQLSAEEFDLLTDKIRGKVCFLYFHIMGEPLLHPLLPEFINMAREKGFKTVLTSNGTLLPKAMDLLDTLPHKIQLSLHSHESNAKGELASYMNEVMTFSTQAAEKGTCIVLRLWNQGGKDRENEEVMEHIEKFVPKPWKERPDGYRLANNLYLEFDRKFEWPNFDNHIEEKEMIKGNQKSGIREEKREVFCKALLKQIGVLADGTLVPCCLDHNGDVALGNLLEQSLEEILASSRAQAIIEGFKHHQATEHLCETCESALVRNSFRGKARS, encoded by the coding sequence ATGACAATGATAGATCGCTGTTACATAGAAATCACCAATACATGTAATCTCAACTGCCACTTCTGTCCAAAACATACAAGGAAGAAAAGACAGTTGAGTGCTGAGGAATTCGACCTGCTCACCGACAAGATACGCGGGAAGGTCTGTTTCCTATATTTCCACATTATGGGCGAACCCCTACTACACCCTCTTCTACCCGAGTTTATCAATATGGCAAGAGAGAAAGGTTTCAAAACCGTACTTACATCCAACGGCACTCTGCTACCCAAAGCTATGGATCTCCTTGACACACTTCCCCACAAAATACAGCTCTCACTCCACTCACACGAGAGTAATGCCAAGGGAGAGCTTGCCAGTTACATGAACGAGGTGATGACTTTTTCAACCCAAGCAGCAGAGAAAGGAACCTGCATAGTTCTCAGACTTTGGAACCAAGGAGGAAAAGACCGGGAAAATGAGGAAGTAATGGAGCACATCGAAAAATTTGTTCCCAAACCCTGGAAAGAACGACCTGACGGTTACAGACTTGCCAATAATCTCTATCTGGAGTTTGACAGGAAATTCGAATGGCCCAACTTTGATAACCATATCGAAGAAAAGGAAATGATAAAAGGAAATCAGAAATCAGGTATCAGAGAAGAAAAAAGAGAAGTTTTCTGTAAAGCCCTACTCAAACAGATAGGCGTATTGGCAGACGGAACATTGGTACCCTGCTGTTTGGACCACAACGGAGATGTAGCACTTGGGAACCTGCTTGAACAATCGCTGGAAGAAATTCTGGCTTCATCCCGTGCCCAAGCCATAATAGAAGGTTTCAAGCACCATCAAGCCACAGAACATCTCTGTGAGACCTGTGAATCAGCCCTGGTAAGAAACAGTTTTAGAGGAAAAGCAAGAAGTTAA
- the thiD gene encoding bifunctional hydroxymethylpyrimidine kinase/phosphomethylpyrimidine kinase produces MKYYTAMTIAGSDSCGGAGVQADIKTMSALGVYAASAITAITVQNTLGVYAIQDINPEIVKGQIEAVMEDIHPDAIKVGMVNDRATIQAIAEALKRYQGKYQHLIIDPVMVSTSGCRLMQEDALSIFIQELLPLATLLTPNIPEAEILAGMKIQNKEDIQNAALAISKLGCKYILIKGGHFQGAEKIDYLFEDGKPITSYRGLSVNTRNTHGTGCTLSSAITSYLAREMDMNTAIAMAKTYLSGAILAGKDVQIGKGHGPVNHFYEPKALFIK; encoded by the coding sequence ATGAAATATTATACAGCAATGACAATAGCTGGCTCAGACAGTTGCGGAGGAGCCGGCGTACAAGCTGACATCAAGACCATGTCAGCACTAGGCGTATATGCCGCATCGGCCATTACAGCCATTACCGTACAGAACACCCTGGGAGTTTATGCCATCCAAGACATCAACCCCGAAATCGTAAAGGGCCAGATAGAAGCTGTGATGGAGGACATCCATCCCGATGCCATCAAAGTAGGTATGGTGAACGACCGTGCCACCATCCAAGCAATCGCAGAAGCCCTGAAAAGATACCAAGGGAAATACCAGCATCTCATCATTGACCCCGTGATGGTTTCCACCAGTGGTTGCAGACTCATGCAGGAGGACGCTCTCAGCATTTTCATACAGGAGTTATTACCACTAGCTACCCTGCTAACACCTAACATCCCGGAAGCAGAGATACTGGCAGGAATGAAGATACAGAATAAGGAAGACATCCAGAACGCAGCTTTAGCCATCAGTAAGTTAGGCTGTAAATATATACTCATCAAAGGCGGCCATTTCCAGGGAGCAGAAAAGATTGATTACCTCTTCGAAGACGGAAAGCCTATTACCAGTTATCGAGGCCTTAGCGTAAACACACGCAATACCCACGGTACAGGTTGTACCCTATCCTCAGCCATCACTTCTTATCTGGCAAGAGAAATGGATATGAATACAGCTATCGCCATGGCAAAGACCTATCTTTCAGGCGCAATTCTGGCAGGAAAAGATGTACAGATAGGAAAAGGTCATGGTCCGGTGAATCATTTCTATGAACCCAAGGCACTGTTTATCAAATAA
- a CDS encoding thiamine phosphate synthase, whose amino-acid sequence MKWIVITLPDFIENESTYINQLFKAGIDLLHLRKPESNIEECKRLIQEIDKKWHKKIVVHDHFELCQEFHLHGIHLNRRNHEIPEGFQGSISQSCHSFKEVEQALQTISPKNKDEKSAILKPACHYVLLSPIFDSISKKGYKHSFSNKDLEEAGINGIINERVVALGGVTPEYIPQLRAWNFGGAAFLGDVWNRRTDAKWTEYLAVIKQKLAPGNVQNKLNSSNIW is encoded by the coding sequence ATGAAATGGATAGTAATCACTCTGCCCGATTTTATAGAGAATGAATCAACCTATATCAACCAACTCTTTAAAGCAGGTATAGACCTGCTACATCTGCGCAAACCAGAATCAAATATAGAGGAGTGTAAGCGACTGATACAGGAAATCGACAAGAAATGGCATAAAAAGATCGTAGTACACGATCACTTCGAACTTTGCCAGGAATTTCATCTTCATGGTATTCATCTTAACAGAAGAAACCACGAGATTCCAGAAGGCTTTCAAGGAAGCATCTCACAATCCTGCCATAGTTTTAAGGAAGTAGAACAAGCTCTCCAGACTATATCACCCAAGAACAAAGACGAAAAGAGCGCGATTCTCAAACCTGCCTGCCATTATGTTTTACTCAGTCCAATCTTTGACAGCATTTCAAAGAAAGGCTACAAACATTCCTTCTCTAACAAAGACTTAGAGGAAGCAGGCATCAATGGAATCATCAATGAGCGAGTAGTTGCATTGGGAGGTGTCACCCCTGAATATATTCCACAATTGAGAGCATGGAACTTTGGCGGAGCTGCATTCTTAGGCGACGTCTGGAACAGAAGAACTGATGCAAAATGGACGGAATATCTTGCCGTAATTAAGCAGAAACTTGCCCCCGGAAATGTCCAGAATAAGCTTAACAGTTCAAACATTTGGTAG